One stretch of Balneola sp. MJW-20 DNA includes these proteins:
- the hslO gene encoding Hsp33 family molecular chaperone HslO, with product MKKEDFQFKDRIIKGITKEGHFKVTVVKTTDVVKEAKKRHGLSLLNTVVLGRALTGVMLLASELKKEERVQLRMDGDGPIGFVIAEANSLGEIRGYVKEPQAELDYSSSDVTIGDGIGLGILSFTKVLYNEAEPRVSTIELIKGDVNSDIAHYLTQSEQIPSAVLLDVDIDEEGEVTQAGGLLIQRLGGASEGQIEMLQERLTSFPSISDLLDDGQYIDEIMKKAVSPIEVKELDRQPVDFFCRCNRDRFLSALAMLSFDDLKDLEGESQEIVCHYCNNKEVFSKEEIEKLITKAQAKLN from the coding sequence ATGAAGAAAGAAGATTTTCAGTTTAAAGACCGAATCATTAAGGGTATTACCAAAGAAGGTCATTTCAAGGTAACAGTGGTGAAGACCACCGATGTAGTAAAAGAAGCAAAGAAACGGCACGGATTATCCCTCCTTAATACGGTAGTGCTTGGTAGGGCTCTTACCGGCGTTATGCTTCTGGCTTCTGAACTCAAGAAAGAAGAACGCGTTCAGCTGCGAATGGATGGTGACGGGCCCATTGGATTTGTGATAGCAGAAGCAAACAGCCTGGGAGAGATCCGTGGATATGTAAAAGAGCCCCAGGCAGAACTGGATTATTCCTCTTCCGATGTCACCATCGGGGATGGGATCGGCCTTGGAATACTATCCTTCACAAAAGTACTTTATAACGAGGCAGAACCACGGGTGAGCACGATTGAACTCATCAAGGGTGATGTGAATAGTGATATTGCGCATTACCTGACACAATCGGAGCAGATCCCATCAGCGGTTTTACTCGATGTGGACATCGATGAAGAAGGAGAAGTAACTCAGGCCGGCGGGCTGTTAATACAGCGCCTGGGTGGTGCCTCAGAAGGGCAGATCGAGATGCTGCAGGAACGACTTACTTCATTTCCATCAATTTCTGACCTACTGGATGATGGTCAGTATATAGATGAGATCATGAAAAAGGCCGTCTCCCCTATAGAAGTAAAAGAACTCGACAGGCAGCCTGTGGATTTTTTCTGCCGCTGTAACCGCGATCGTTTTCTAAGTGCACTGGCCATGCTTAGTTTTGATGACCTTAAAGACCTGGAGGGAGAAAGTCAGGAGATCGTCTGCCACTATTGTAATAACAAGGAAGTTTTCTCGAAAGAAGAGATCGAAAAACTCATTACGAAAGCGCAGGCTAAACTTAATTAA
- the recJ gene encoding single-stranded-DNA-specific exonuclease RecJ — protein sequence MSFRWVYAQPEREESVPILREELGISERVARLLAIRGIETYDDAKSFFRPNIDLLHDPFLMKDMEAGAERLALAIRNGEKVLVYGDYDVDGTTATSCIYTFLQEFGVEVDYYIPHRFKEGYGINPDGVEYARKIGADLIVSVDCGITAIKETELARQYGIDLIICDHHTVGDSIPDAVAVLDPKRPDCNYPFDGLSGAGVGFKLIQGTLKSLGLPESISYKFLDLVAVSIASDIVPIIDENRVLMRAGLQMIKRSPRPGLEALLNQINVSKEDVNTSRIVFSIGPRINAAGRMGDATKAVKLLISETVNEAKSHAYELENINLRRRDTDTKTMEEAMEMIEEEFDMEQTSTLVLYSKEWHLGVIGIVASRLVDLYHRPAIMLSNVEGKIKGSARSIKGFNIYDAIKKCEDLLEQFGGHEFAAGLTLKEGKLTEFQRRMNEIAYLDLSDNKFEPELMIDSGINLSEIDMSFWKLLSQFEPFGPSNLRPVFVSKGVKVAGIPTIVGNGHLKMKVTQEGAGSFDTIGFNMHEYLPGVRNGEAFDIAYVIEENVWNGRRSLQLRLKDIHLHN from the coding sequence ATGTCATTCCGCTGGGTTTACGCGCAGCCGGAGCGGGAAGAGTCTGTCCCCATACTCAGAGAAGAGCTGGGTATCTCGGAGAGAGTTGCCCGTTTACTGGCTATCCGCGGCATAGAGACGTATGATGATGCAAAATCTTTCTTCCGCCCAAATATAGATCTGTTACACGATCCATTCCTGATGAAGGATATGGAAGCTGGAGCTGAAAGACTGGCCCTTGCGATCCGTAATGGTGAAAAAGTGCTGGTATATGGTGACTATGATGTTGACGGAACTACGGCTACCTCCTGCATCTATACCTTTCTGCAGGAGTTCGGAGTAGAAGTGGATTACTATATCCCGCATCGCTTTAAAGAAGGCTATGGGATCAATCCGGACGGTGTTGAATATGCCCGAAAAATTGGGGCTGACCTGATCGTTTCGGTCGATTGTGGCATTACTGCCATCAAAGAAACTGAGCTTGCCAGACAATACGGCATTGACCTGATCATATGTGATCATCATACCGTTGGAGATTCGATCCCGGATGCAGTTGCGGTTCTGGACCCGAAACGTCCGGACTGTAATTATCCATTTGACGGGCTCTCTGGAGCCGGCGTAGGATTTAAGCTTATTCAGGGAACACTGAAATCACTGGGTTTACCCGAAAGCATATCATACAAATTTCTGGATCTGGTTGCAGTGTCCATTGCGTCAGATATCGTCCCAATTATTGATGAAAACCGGGTGCTGATGCGGGCAGGATTACAAATGATCAAACGATCACCCCGGCCGGGCCTGGAAGCTTTGCTTAATCAGATCAATGTATCCAAAGAAGATGTGAATACATCCAGGATCGTATTTTCCATTGGACCCAGGATCAATGCCGCAGGAAGAATGGGAGATGCCACCAAAGCGGTTAAACTGCTGATCTCAGAGACGGTGAATGAAGCGAAATCACATGCCTATGAGCTGGAGAATATAAACCTGAGGCGCCGGGATACGGATACCAAGACCATGGAAGAGGCCATGGAAATGATCGAGGAAGAATTCGACATGGAGCAGACCTCTACGCTGGTACTCTATTCTAAGGAATGGCATCTAGGCGTGATCGGTATTGTAGCATCCAGACTGGTGGACCTCTATCACCGTCCGGCGATCATGCTGAGTAATGTGGAGGGCAAGATTAAAGGATCAGCCCGAAGTATCAAAGGATTTAATATCTATGATGCGATAAAAAAATGTGAGGACCTGCTGGAGCAGTTCGGCGGGCATGAATTCGCAGCCGGACTCACATTGAAGGAAGGTAAATTGACCGAATTCCAGAGAAGAATGAATGAGATCGCCTACCTGGATCTTTCTGATAATAAGTTTGAGCCGGAATTGATGATCGATTCCGGAATCAATCTATCTGAGATTGACATGTCATTCTGGAAGCTGTTGAGCCAGTTTGAGCCTTTTGGGCCATCAAATCTTCGGCCGGTTTTTGTCAGTAAGGGTGTAAAAGTAGCCGGGATCCCGACTATTGTAGGTAACGGTCACCTGAAAATGAAGGTTACTCAGGAAGGTGCAGGGTCGTTTGATACCATTGGCTTTAATATGCACGAATATCTGCCCGGAGTGCGTAATGGAGAGGCTTTTGATATCGCCTACGTGATCGAGGAGAATGTGTGGAACGGAAGAAGAAGTCTTCAATTGAGATTAAAAGACATCCATCTGCACAATTAA
- a CDS encoding HesB/IscA family protein, producing MSMQDDNLDDVISSLIDSDEEDKDAKATAPGPLIDKEELTGEPVTLTERAAKQVEKIRRQEGLDKNLYLRVAVEGGGCSGLSYKLGLDHRTDEDIVFENYGIEVIVDPKHLMYLEGIEVDYPDGLDARGFTFDNPNAVENCGCGSSFAI from the coding sequence ATGAGTATGCAGGACGACAATCTTGACGATGTAATATCATCCCTGATCGATAGTGATGAGGAAGATAAGGATGCTAAAGCAACAGCTCCGGGGCCTTTGATCGACAAAGAGGAATTGACCGGCGAGCCGGTTACATTAACCGAAAGAGCAGCAAAGCAGGTAGAGAAGATCCGCCGGCAGGAAGGTCTGGACAAAAATCTCTATCTGAGAGTTGCAGTTGAAGGGGGAGGCTGTTCAGGTTTAAGCTATAAACTAGGTTTGGATCACCGAACAGATGAAGATATTGTCTTCGAAAATTACGGAATAGAGGTGATCGTAGATCCAAAGCATCTTATGTACCTTGAAGGTATCGAAGTGGATTACCCGGACGGACTGGATGCCAGAGGATTTACCTTTGATAACCCGAATGCTGTTGAGAACTGTGGTTGCGGAAGCTCTTTCGCTATCTGA
- a CDS encoding response regulator — MVTNKVMIVEDDKLLAIVEERLVKCLGYEVVGVASSGEEAIEKIDSFAPDILIMDVQLDGDMDGIDTVTELRNRNYNVPVIYISGDQSEEIKNRANNAGMVDFLLKPVSTNGLLEPLKQAQKMANKLSTFAA; from the coding sequence ATGGTAACAAACAAGGTAATGATAGTGGAGGACGATAAGCTTCTTGCGATTGTGGAAGAGCGACTGGTTAAGTGCCTTGGCTATGAAGTAGTGGGAGTTGCCAGTAGCGGTGAAGAAGCAATAGAAAAGATTGATTCCTTTGCTCCTGATATCCTGATCATGGATGTACAACTCGACGGTGACATGGACGGCATAGATACGGTCACCGAATTAAGAAACAGAAATTATAATGTACCGGTGATCTACATATCAGGAGATCAGTCGGAAGAAATAAAGAACCGGGCAAATAACGCTGGTATGGTTGATTTTCTTCTGAAACCGGTTTCAACCAATGGTTTACTTGAGCCCCTTAAGCAGGCTCAGAAGATGGCTAATAAGTTATCCACATTTGCA
- a CDS encoding Glu/Leu/Phe/Val dehydrogenase, producing MTEALTLDKQKTKKGTADFPIFDALASREHEQIVICSDPENGLKAIIAIHDTTLGPALGGTRMWNYNSEEEALRDVLRLSRGMTYKAAISGLNLGGGKAVIIGDPHKDKNEALFRSFGRFVDGLNGRYITAEDVGMEERDMEWVFSETKYVTGIPKSLGGSGDPSPVTAFGVYMGAKACAKKAYGSDSLEGKKIALQGAGHVATYFARHAAKEGAKLYVSDIYEDKANELAKEVGAKVVDPDSIYGLDVDIYTPCALGGVINDDTMDQFKCDIIAGGANNVLEDEDKHGKELVKRGIIYAPDYVINAGGLINVSGELEGYNEERAHKKAERIYDTILDILKYSEENDVPSHVASNILAEQRIAKVGKIHTVYSSKGHFSGRAGEMYLSDRR from the coding sequence ATGACTGAAGCATTGACATTAGATAAGCAGAAAACAAAAAAGGGTACTGCGGACTTTCCCATTTTCGATGCCCTCGCTTCCCGTGAGCACGAGCAGATCGTTATATGCTCAGACCCGGAAAATGGCCTCAAGGCGATTATCGCTATACATGATACCACCCTCGGTCCGGCATTAGGTGGAACCCGCATGTGGAATTACAATAGTGAAGAAGAAGCCTTGCGTGACGTTCTTCGTCTATCAAGAGGTATGACCTATAAGGCTGCTATATCCGGTCTTAATCTGGGTGGCGGTAAAGCCGTTATCATTGGGGACCCTCATAAAGATAAGAATGAAGCCCTTTTCCGCTCTTTTGGGCGATTTGTTGACGGACTGAACGGCCGTTATATTACAGCCGAAGATGTCGGTATGGAAGAGAGAGATATGGAATGGGTCTTTTCTGAGACCAAATACGTAACCGGTATCCCAAAATCATTAGGTGGTTCCGGAGACCCTTCTCCTGTTACCGCTTTCGGAGTGTATATGGGAGCCAAAGCCTGTGCTAAAAAAGCTTACGGATCAGACTCACTGGAAGGTAAAAAGATCGCGCTTCAGGGAGCCGGTCATGTTGCCACATATTTCGCCCGTCATGCTGCTAAAGAGGGTGCTAAATTATATGTTTCTGATATCTATGAAGACAAAGCCAACGAACTGGCTAAAGAAGTTGGAGCCAAAGTAGTGGATCCTGATTCTATTTACGGGCTGGATGTTGACATCTATACTCCTTGTGCGCTTGGCGGAGTGATCAATGACGACACCATGGATCAGTTCAAGTGTGATATCATTGCCGGCGGAGCTAATAATGTTCTCGAAGACGAAGATAAGCACGGTAAAGAACTGGTTAAACGCGGAATTATCTATGCTCCGGACTATGTGATCAATGCAGGCGGGCTTATCAATGTGTCCGGCGAACTGGAAGGGTACAATGAGGAAAGAGCTCATAAAAAAGCCGAAAGGATCTATGACACTATCCTCGATATCCTGAAATATTCCGAAGAAAATGATGTGCCAAGTCATGTGGCTTCCAATATCCTTGCAGAGCAAAGGATCGCAAAAGTCGGAAAGATCCACACAGTATACTCCTCCAAAGGTCACTTCTCAGGAAGAGCTGGTGAGATGTATTTATCGGATCGCCGATAG
- a CDS encoding NAD(P)-dependent alcohol dehydrogenase: MNTKAYAAHSATSKLEPWKLDRRDPNPDDVSIKINYCGVCHSDIHFAENDWGMTQYPVVPGHEIIGTVTAVGSDVNNFKVGDTVGVGCLVDSCRSCPSCAQGLENYCLEGFVGTYGGIGKDGQPTYGGYSDKIVVSERFVLKIPEKLDVKSAAPLLCAGITTYSPLRHVNLSKGDTLGVVGMGGLGHIGIKLAKAMGAEVTVFTRSKHKIDEAKRNGADHVVISTDEDQMAAAAGSLNYILDTVPVDHDFNPYLRALKLDGTYIVVGQITPITQPLSAADMIFMRRSVVGSLIGGIPETQEVLDFCAEHDISCDVEMIKMQDINEGYQRMKDSDVKYRFVIDMSSI; the protein is encoded by the coding sequence ATGAATACCAAAGCCTATGCTGCACATTCCGCAACCTCAAAACTTGAGCCCTGGAAACTGGATCGCAGGGACCCGAATCCAGATGATGTGTCAATTAAGATCAATTATTGCGGGGTCTGCCATTCTGATATCCATTTTGCTGAGAATGACTGGGGAATGACCCAGTACCCGGTTGTTCCCGGTCATGAGATCATCGGTACGGTAACAGCGGTAGGCAGCGATGTTAACAATTTCAAAGTAGGTGATACGGTAGGAGTCGGTTGCCTGGTTGATTCCTGCCGGAGCTGCCCCTCCTGCGCACAGGGACTCGAAAACTACTGCCTGGAAGGGTTTGTAGGCACCTATGGAGGCATAGGAAAAGACGGCCAGCCTACTTATGGTGGTTATTCGGACAAGATCGTGGTCAGCGAGCGTTTTGTACTGAAGATCCCTGAAAAGTTGGATGTTAAATCAGCAGCCCCGCTTTTATGCGCAGGGATTACCACTTATTCACCGCTTCGCCATGTTAACCTATCCAAAGGCGATACCCTGGGAGTAGTAGGAATGGGAGGGCTCGGACATATTGGTATTAAACTGGCTAAAGCAATGGGAGCCGAAGTGACGGTTTTCACCCGGTCGAAGCACAAAATTGATGAGGCTAAAAGAAACGGTGCTGATCATGTAGTAATAAGCACCGATGAGGATCAAATGGCCGCCGCTGCAGGTTCTCTAAACTATATTCTGGATACGGTACCCGTAGATCATGACTTCAACCCCTACTTAAGAGCTTTAAAACTAGACGGTACCTATATCGTGGTCGGTCAGATCACTCCCATTACCCAGCCTTTAAGTGCCGCTGATATGATATTTATGAGACGGTCTGTTGTAGGCTCGTTAATAGGCGGGATACCGGAAACTCAGGAAGTGCTGGATTTTTGTGCAGAGCATGATATCAGCTGTGATGTGGAGATGATCAAGATGCAGGATATCAATGAAGGATATCAGCGCATGAAAGACAGCGATGTTAAATATCGCTTTGTTATTGATATGTCTTCTATCTGA
- a CDS encoding NAD(P)H-dependent glycerol-3-phosphate dehydrogenase — MRNVTIIGAGSFGTALAMVLDTAGNKVQIWAREKDIVDAINSEHRNPNYLQDLELPEHIKAYHDLETCLQDQDMIVFATPSHTLREVSAKIKHCLDGHEILVAVSKGIENDTFMTMSQVLIEVMEGITYEDNIGVLYGPSHAEEVALLKPTTVVAAAYSSRTTRLIQEIFMTPMFRVYANNDVIGVEIGGSVKNTMAIAAGIIDGAELGDNAKAALMTRGLHEMKRMGAVLGAHADTFAGLTGMGDLIVTCTSTHSRNRSVGFRIGKGEKLDDIINSMNMVAEGIKTTKSVRDWSVKNNIEMPITCAIYKVLFEDVDPKDVLYELMTRDPKEEIAI; from the coding sequence ATGAGAAATGTGACCATTATTGGAGCAGGTAGTTTTGGAACAGCACTGGCTATGGTGCTTGATACTGCCGGTAATAAAGTTCAGATCTGGGCCCGTGAAAAAGATATTGTTGACGCAATCAACAGTGAACATCGCAACCCGAATTACCTGCAGGACCTTGAGCTTCCTGAGCACATCAAGGCCTATCATGACCTGGAAACCTGTCTGCAGGATCAGGATATGATCGTTTTTGCAACTCCGTCTCATACCCTGAGGGAAGTAAGTGCTAAGATCAAACACTGTCTTGACGGCCACGAAATACTGGTGGCTGTATCTAAAGGAATTGAGAATGATACTTTTATGACCATGTCTCAGGTGCTGATCGAAGTTATGGAAGGCATTACGTACGAGGATAATATTGGTGTCCTTTATGGTCCCAGTCATGCAGAAGAAGTAGCACTACTGAAACCAACAACGGTTGTTGCGGCAGCATACTCGTCAAGAACCACCCGTCTGATCCAGGAAATATTTATGACGCCTATGTTCCGGGTATATGCCAATAATGATGTGATCGGTGTGGAGATAGGCGGATCAGTTAAAAATACCATGGCGATCGCAGCCGGGATCATTGACGGCGCTGAATTGGGTGATAATGCCAAAGCAGCTTTAATGACCCGAGGGCTGCATGAAATGAAACGAATGGGAGCAGTACTGGGTGCTCATGCAGATACTTTTGCAGGCCTGACCGGGATGGGTGACCTGATCGTGACCTGTACCAGTACACACAGCCGGAACCGTTCGGTCGGTTTTCGCATTGGGAAAGGGGAAAAGCTGGACGATATCATTAACAGCATGAATATGGTGGCAGAAGGTATTAAGACCACCAAATCTGTGCGCGACTGGTCGGTAAAGAATAATATTGAAATGCCGATCACCTGCGCCATATACAAAGTACTCTTTGAAGACGTTGATCCTAAAGATGTTCTGTACGAACTGATGACCAGAGATCCTAAAGAAGAGATCGCAATTTAA
- a CDS encoding helix-turn-helix domain-containing protein, which produces MKEDLDFYLQYNGSVKVSEMTKMDLKNLIQTGESSFLEFKHQVASPEKIAREIAAFANTKGGTILIGVSDNGEMVGVEGYFEEEFLLNQAASEECIPAVAISIEMLHVGDRDILIVKVPESDSKPVYVKGKKTRLVYIRQDDESIVASDEWIELLKNNDSDEGVTFEYGEREQKLFRFLNEYGSITVDRFALLISVTTYRAAKILVNLVSAGVLDLFDKEGVAHYTFSQKSS; this is translated from the coding sequence ATGAAGGAAGACCTGGATTTTTATCTGCAATACAATGGTTCTGTCAAAGTATCTGAGATGACCAAGATGGACCTGAAAAACCTGATCCAGACCGGTGAAAGCAGCTTTCTGGAATTTAAACATCAGGTAGCTTCTCCCGAAAAGATCGCAAGAGAGATCGCTGCATTTGCAAATACTAAAGGAGGGACCATTCTGATCGGTGTATCCGATAACGGAGAGATGGTAGGAGTTGAAGGTTACTTTGAAGAAGAATTTCTGCTGAATCAGGCTGCATCGGAAGAGTGTATTCCGGCTGTTGCTATATCGATCGAAATGCTTCATGTTGGCGACCGTGATATTCTGATCGTAAAAGTACCGGAGTCAGACTCAAAACCGGTCTACGTGAAGGGCAAGAAAACCCGCCTGGTGTATATTCGGCAGGATGATGAGAGTATCGTAGCCTCCGACGAATGGATCGAACTCCTGAAGAACAACGATTCAGATGAGGGAGTTACTTTTGAATATGGCGAAAGAGAGCAAAAGCTTTTCCGTTTTTTGAATGAATACGGCTCTATCACCGTTGATCGCTTTGCACTGCTGATAAGCGTAACGACTTATCGTGCGGCTAAGATCCTGGTAAACCTGGTGAGTGCAGGGGTTCTGGATCTGTTCGATAAGGAAGGGGTCGCACACTACACATTTTCACAAAAAAGTTCGTAA